A genomic segment from Paenibacillus sp. FSL K6-1096 encodes:
- a CDS encoding WG repeat-containing protein, whose product MFKKLALTLLMTTMVFSASVAGPEQDKAQAAGAGTMQAKTADQLYPVEVNGKYGFINGQGKMVIEAVYGGYGYSAAPGGKVYVEDHAAKKQYYFSSAGTKLFEYKLRDASILYNDRALYTAKVQLAGGATATRYGYIDSQGKVAIQPIYVKAFHFSEGLARVNMGKASGYINTKGELVVPYRYSFTSDFSEGMAAVTLTVGGKYGYIDTTGKLRITPRYDYATPFSDGAAVVYVNGKYGYIDKKGNYLIKPQFSMAQPFSEGLAFVERNGVTFYINKKGAKVIQGYKAGGLFKGGLAPASTGQRYGYINTSGRFVVKPQLYWADSFNGELAEITLLVPDTREEIRGYMNRSGTIVWPPASELPAGVVKP is encoded by the coding sequence GTGTTTAAAAAGCTGGCTTTAACCCTACTTATGACGACGATGGTGTTCAGTGCAAGTGTAGCGGGTCCAGAGCAGGACAAGGCCCAGGCCGCCGGGGCTGGGACTATGCAGGCCAAGACAGCCGATCAATTATATCCGGTTGAAGTGAACGGGAAATACGGGTTCATCAACGGCCAAGGCAAGATGGTTATCGAAGCGGTGTACGGCGGATATGGGTATTCAGCAGCGCCTGGAGGTAAGGTGTATGTTGAGGACCATGCAGCCAAAAAGCAATATTATTTCAGTTCCGCGGGTACCAAGCTGTTTGAATATAAGCTGAGAGACGCCAGCATTCTGTATAATGACCGGGCGCTGTATACGGCTAAGGTTCAACTAGCTGGCGGAGCTACGGCGACCCGGTACGGCTATATCGACAGCCAGGGCAAGGTGGCCATACAGCCCATCTACGTCAAGGCATTTCATTTCTCCGAAGGTCTGGCCCGGGTCAATATGGGCAAAGCCTCAGGGTACATTAACACGAAGGGCGAGCTTGTCGTTCCGTACCGGTATAGCTTTACGTCTGATTTCTCCGAAGGCATGGCAGCCGTTACACTTACCGTTGGCGGCAAATACGGCTACATCGACACCACGGGTAAGCTTCGCATCACGCCCCGGTATGATTACGCCACACCGTTCTCTGACGGGGCAGCAGTCGTGTATGTGAACGGCAAATACGGCTACATCGACAAAAAAGGCAACTACCTGATCAAACCGCAGTTCAGCATGGCGCAGCCGTTCTCGGAAGGATTGGCATTTGTCGAGCGCAATGGAGTCACCTTCTATATTAATAAGAAGGGCGCCAAAGTCATTCAGGGATATAAGGCCGGAGGCTTGTTCAAGGGCGGTCTGGCTCCGGCCAGTACGGGGCAGCGGTACGGCTATATTAATACCTCCGGCCGCTTCGTGGTCAAGCCGCAGCTCTATTGGGCCGATTCGTTTAACGGCGAATTAGCGGAAATCACCCTGCTCGTTCCAGACACCCGCGAGGAAATCAGAGGGTACATGAACCGCAGCGGAACCATCGTCTGGCCGCCGGCTTCAGAGCTTCCGGCCGGAGTGGTGAAACCGTAA
- a CDS encoding glycoside hydrolase family 1 protein → MLHKQLHAFPENFLWGGSTSAYQLEGAWDEDGKGPSVIDLANHVEGVTDFKVASDHYHMYKEDVALMAEMGFKAYRFSIAWSRIYPQGDGVVNLKGLEFYSNLIDELLKYGIEPIVTMYHFDLPYGLEERGGWSNRATIDAFEQYAKTLFEHYGDRVKWWLTINEQNMLILHPGSIGTLNENMADPQKELYQQNHHMLVAQAKAMVLCHQMLPDAKIGPAPNIGVIYPASSKPEDVLAADNYAAIRNWLYLDMAVYGRYNHIAWSYLVEKGYEPKIEEGDMDVLRQGHPDFIAFNYYTSQTVGESKNDGNDFSHTGDQHEIVGEPGAYRGSVNPNLQTTEFGWEIDPVGFRTTLRQIYSRYHLPLIVTENGLGAFDKLEEDGTVNDAYRIEFFRKHIEQIQLALTDGVEVFGFCPWSAIDLVSTHQGSSKRYGFIYVDREEFDLKELRRIRKMSFYWYQKLIASRGEVR, encoded by the coding sequence ATGCTGCACAAACAACTTCACGCTTTCCCGGAGAATTTCTTGTGGGGCGGGTCCACTTCGGCTTATCAGCTGGAGGGGGCCTGGGATGAGGACGGCAAAGGGCCTTCCGTGATTGATCTGGCCAACCATGTGGAAGGGGTAACGGACTTCAAGGTCGCCAGCGACCACTACCATATGTACAAAGAGGATGTCGCTCTGATGGCGGAAATGGGCTTCAAAGCCTACCGCTTCTCCATCGCCTGGAGCCGGATTTATCCGCAAGGGGACGGAGTTGTCAATCTGAAGGGACTTGAATTCTACAGCAATCTGATCGACGAGCTGCTTAAATACGGCATTGAGCCTATCGTTACAATGTACCACTTCGACTTGCCCTACGGGCTGGAAGAGCGGGGAGGGTGGTCCAACCGGGCGACGATCGATGCTTTTGAACAATATGCCAAGACGCTCTTCGAGCATTACGGCGACCGCGTGAAGTGGTGGCTGACGATCAACGAACAGAATATGCTGATTCTGCACCCGGGATCGATCGGAACCTTGAACGAGAACATGGCTGACCCGCAAAAAGAGCTCTACCAGCAAAATCACCATATGCTCGTTGCGCAGGCGAAGGCTATGGTGCTGTGCCATCAGATGCTGCCCGATGCGAAAATTGGTCCTGCACCCAACATCGGTGTGATCTATCCCGCCAGCTCTAAGCCGGAGGATGTACTGGCCGCAGATAACTATGCAGCAATCCGCAACTGGCTCTACCTGGATATGGCGGTCTATGGACGGTATAACCATATTGCCTGGAGTTATCTGGTGGAGAAGGGCTATGAGCCTAAGATCGAGGAAGGGGATATGGATGTTCTCCGGCAAGGCCACCCGGACTTCATCGCCTTCAATTACTACACTTCGCAGACCGTTGGGGAGAGCAAAAATGACGGCAACGACTTCTCCCACACCGGCGACCAGCATGAAATTGTCGGCGAGCCGGGGGCGTACCGGGGTTCTGTGAATCCTAACCTGCAGACTACAGAGTTCGGCTGGGAGATCGATCCGGTCGGCTTCCGGACAACGCTTCGCCAGATCTATTCCCGTTACCACCTGCCGCTGATTGTTACGGAGAACGGGCTGGGAGCATTCGACAAGCTGGAGGAAGACGGAACCGTAAATGATGCGTACCGGATTGAATTCTTCCGCAAGCATATCGAGCAAATTCAGCTCGCGCTTACCGACGGGGTAGAAGTGTTCGGTTTCTGTCCTTGGTCTGCCATCGATCTGGTCAGCACGCATCAGGGTTCCAGCAAACGATACGGCTTCATCTATGTGGACCGTGAGGAGTTCGATCTGAAGGAGCTGCGCCGCATCCGCAAGATGAGCTTCTACTGGTATCAGAAGCTGATCGCGTCCAGAGGCGAGGTCCGCTGA
- a CDS encoding class I SAM-dependent methyltransferase encodes MADARELTFEQEFDGAICLCEGAFGLAGSEENHRKVLRGVQRALKPGSLFVLTVINALNLARRIQDESLFDPYSCTVIDHEEVHSPEGESKEY; translated from the coding sequence GTGGCGGATGCCCGCGAGTTAACGTTTGAGCAGGAATTCGATGGCGCGATTTGTCTGTGCGAAGGGGCTTTTGGACTGGCGGGCAGTGAAGAGAATCACCGGAAGGTCCTTCGAGGGGTGCAGCGGGCGTTGAAGCCGGGTTCCCTATTTGTTCTTACGGTAATTAACGCGCTTAACTTAGCCCGGCGTATACAGGATGAGTCGTTATTTGATCCGTATTCCTGCACCGTAATCGATCATGAAGAGGTTCATAGTCCCGAGGGCGAATCCAAAGAGTATTGA
- a CDS encoding PRD domain-containing protein translates to MIIRQIFNNNVIRAEDQVGHEYVVIGNGLGFKKKPGQRVEEERIEKTFMRGPEKVPRKLIDLIGETSAEYFSLADEIIAHAKAEMGDIFNDNIYITLIDHIHFAIARYRKSMNLKNALFWQIKKFYPKEFAIGVQALSLIRKHFDIEMDQDEASFIAMHFVNARQDGQEMQRTVEVTKAMSDIFNILAEEYQVKLNENSFNYSRFLTHLQYFLQRMISGEQERSASGDNFLYDQIKVKFPQAFACTGKINRYLEETYGNAMSIDEKVYLTIHIQRVTSRDMNPLD, encoded by the coding sequence ATGATCATCCGGCAGATTTTCAATAATAATGTGATTCGGGCTGAGGATCAGGTCGGACATGAATACGTTGTCATTGGGAACGGATTGGGGTTTAAGAAGAAGCCGGGGCAGCGGGTCGAAGAGGAACGGATCGAGAAGACCTTTATGCGGGGGCCTGAGAAGGTTCCGCGCAAATTGATCGATCTGATCGGGGAGACGTCTGCTGAATATTTCTCGCTGGCCGATGAGATTATAGCCCACGCCAAGGCGGAGATGGGCGACATTTTCAACGACAATATCTATATCACGTTAATTGACCATATTCATTTTGCGATTGCCCGTTACCGGAAGTCGATGAATCTGAAGAACGCGCTGTTCTGGCAGATCAAGAAGTTCTATCCCAAGGAGTTTGCCATTGGTGTGCAGGCGCTGAGCCTGATCCGCAAGCATTTTGACATCGAGATGGATCAGGATGAGGCGAGTTTTATTGCGATGCATTTCGTGAATGCGCGGCAGGATGGGCAGGAGATGCAGCGGACGGTCGAGGTGACCAAGGCGATGAGCGATATTTTCAATATTCTGGCGGAGGAATACCAGGTCAAGCTGAATGAGAATTCGTTCAACTACTCACGGTTCCTCACCCATCTCCAGTACTTCCTTCAGCGCATGATCAGCGGAGAACAGGAGCGGTCCGCATCGGGCGACAACTTCCTGTATGACCAGATTAAGGTGAAGTTTCCACAGGCTTTTGCGTGTACGGGCAAGATCAACCGCTACCTGGAGGAGACTTACGGGAACGCTATGTCTATTGACGAGAAGGTCTATCTGACGATTCATATTCAGCGGGTTACTTCACGGGATATGAACCCGTTGGATTAA
- a CDS encoding class I SAM-dependent methyltransferase, producing the protein MNNGERFTNRVDSYVKYRPSYPQEAIDYLYDNIGLRPNSKIADIGSGTGSLSKLLLERGSEVIAVEPNQAMREAAEQRLYSNPNFQSKSGSAEATGLPEQSVDFIVCAQAFHWFDQVAAQTEFRRILQPGGKVILIWNSRLTHGTSFREEYDQLLHTYGTDYEQVNHKNISPAMLRSFFKENTMHTSRFEMTQEFDFEGLRGRLLSSSYCPVPGHPNYNPMMTELRNIFDRNNQDGTVPFEYETEIFWGEV; encoded by the coding sequence ATGAACAACGGTGAAAGGTTTACGAACCGGGTCGATTCTTATGTGAAGTACCGCCCAAGCTATCCACAAGAGGCTATTGATTATTTATACGACAATATTGGTCTACGCCCGAACAGTAAAATAGCAGATATCGGTTCAGGCACAGGGAGCCTGTCCAAGCTGCTTCTGGAACGAGGCAGCGAGGTAATCGCGGTCGAGCCCAATCAGGCCATGCGTGAAGCCGCTGAGCAAAGGCTCTACAGCAATCCGAACTTTCAAAGTAAATCAGGGTCTGCGGAAGCTACCGGGTTACCGGAGCAGTCGGTTGATTTTATTGTCTGTGCTCAGGCATTTCACTGGTTCGACCAGGTAGCCGCGCAAACAGAGTTCCGCAGAATACTGCAGCCTGGCGGGAAAGTCATACTCATATGGAATTCCCGGCTTACACACGGTACTTCATTTCGAGAAGAGTACGATCAGCTGCTTCACACCTACGGGACCGACTATGAACAAGTAAATCATAAAAATATTTCTCCGGCGATGCTTCGCTCTTTTTTCAAAGAGAATACGATGCATACAAGCCGGTTTGAAATGACTCAGGAGTTCGATTTCGAGGGTCTGCGCGGCCGGCTGTTATCCTCCTCCTACTGCCCTGTTCCGGGGCATCCGAATTACAATCCGATGATGACAGAGCTGCGGAATATATTTGACAGGAATAATCAGGACGGTACGGTTCCGTTTGAATATGAAACTGAGATTTTTTGGGGAGAAGTATAG
- a CDS encoding VOC family protein, with translation MSVIGPDFISLQVSDLEGSAEFYQHYLGLVRSQAGPPHAVVFDTKPIAFALRDLLPGVELSKGTQPGLGVALWLYAPDTQDIHDKLAAAGVTITSAPIVGPFGRTFTFADPDGYLITLHSKP, from the coding sequence ATGTCAGTTATTGGACCCGATTTCATCTCACTTCAGGTTAGCGATCTTGAAGGCTCTGCTGAATTTTATCAACACTATCTTGGACTCGTCCGTTCACAGGCGGGCCCGCCTCATGCGGTGGTTTTTGACACCAAGCCTATTGCCTTTGCACTTCGTGACCTCCTGCCGGGTGTCGAACTCAGTAAGGGGACTCAGCCTGGACTTGGTGTTGCACTATGGCTCTATGCCCCGGATACGCAAGACATTCACGATAAACTCGCAGCAGCAGGCGTGACAATTACATCCGCCCCCATCGTCGGCCCCTTCGGGCGTACCTTTACCTTCGCCGATCCGGACGGTTACCTGATTACTCTTCACAGCAAGCCCTGA
- a CDS encoding MerR family transcriptional regulator, with amino-acid sequence MKRPLLTVKEIVRITGMTTRSLHFYDKIGLFKPAQLTDKGYRLYDRSSLEKLQTILILKEMDFSLKEIADIVKLTREEQKQVLQEHRQTLSAKKQRLENIMTALDEYVLGSDVSTLHIFDHSSILPLKEQYANEAELIYGETEAFQAYDEAMANMSAEDKERTFSDFEEIFKRIVSCMGQEPSSAEVQQLIEEWKSILVQFMPCDAELLACIAHNYTYDARFNSYFNQFHEGAADFLYSAIMYNIRGANGS; translated from the coding sequence ATGAAGAGACCATTATTAACAGTTAAAGAGATCGTTAGGATTACAGGCATGACGACCCGTTCTCTGCATTTCTACGATAAAATCGGTTTATTTAAACCGGCACAGCTAACGGACAAAGGGTATCGCTTATATGACCGCAGCAGCCTGGAGAAGCTGCAAACGATCCTGATTTTGAAGGAAATGGATTTTTCCCTGAAGGAAATTGCAGACATTGTAAAGCTGACCCGGGAAGAACAGAAACAAGTATTGCAGGAACATAGGCAGACCTTATCAGCCAAAAAACAAAGACTGGAAAATATCATGACGGCTCTAGATGAATATGTGTTGGGGAGTGATGTCAGTACTCTGCATATATTCGACCATTCTTCGATCCTGCCCTTGAAGGAACAGTATGCGAATGAGGCAGAGCTCATTTATGGCGAAACAGAGGCGTTCCAAGCCTACGATGAAGCGATGGCCAACATGTCAGCAGAGGATAAGGAGAGAACCTTCTCAGATTTCGAGGAAATATTCAAGCGCATTGTGTCTTGTATGGGTCAGGAGCCTTCCTCCGCTGAAGTCCAGCAACTGATTGAAGAGTGGAAAAGCATTCTAGTGCAATTCATGCCATGTGACGCGGAGCTGCTTGCTTGTATTGCCCATAATTACACATACGATGCCCGGTTCAACAGCTATTTCAATCAATTCCATGAGGGGGCAGCAGATTTTCTGTATAGTGCGATCATGTACAACATCAGGGGGGCTAACGGATCTTAA
- a CDS encoding beta-glucoside-specific PTS transporter subunit IIABC, translating to MDNKKMSEDIIRLVGGEQNINDLVHCATRLRFSLKDNKKAERETLEKHPGVITVVESGGQFQVVVGSNVANVYAEIVKSTSFLNNTSTDTQNSGQKTSAVSKVFEVISGSFSPLIPVMAGSGMLKALLTVLTLLGWMSDSGDAYKILSAAGNAVFYFLPIFLGITLGIKLKANPYVAGAIGAALMEPNFTAILEGDGGHSFLGIPVVMVSYASSVFPIFIAISIYALLDKLLKKIIHKDLQIFMVPMISLMIMVPLSVIAFGPFGTSVGNWIASGVTWLIGVSGILSGIVLGGGMTFMVVFGLHWGFTPITLQNIANGGDPIEAMASAAVFAQIGVAFGIFLRAKKDRNLRSIAASSGITGLLAGVSEPIVYGLILRYKRVIPIVIIAGALGGAINGHFGVLYTAYVFHNIFSIPVEQPMSIFIVSMVVSMGTGLLLTWLFGYESKGKVEASVPAAAPEQLQPDKPAAPVVDLKKELIFSPLTGAAFPLSTVPDDAFSTGAMGRGLAIDPVIGEAVAPVDGTVTSIFPTGHAIGITSAAGTELLIHIGINTVGLKGKHFTPVVKEGDRVSQGDLLIRFDLEQIRAAGYQTITPVIVTLTTKEVEIFETDQQQIKHNEVLLTLVD from the coding sequence ATGGATAACAAAAAAATGTCGGAAGACATCATCCGTCTCGTAGGCGGGGAGCAGAATATTAACGATCTTGTCCATTGTGCCACCCGGCTGAGATTCAGCCTCAAGGATAACAAGAAGGCCGAGCGGGAGACACTGGAGAAGCATCCGGGCGTCATTACCGTGGTGGAGAGCGGAGGGCAATTTCAGGTGGTTGTGGGCAGCAACGTAGCGAATGTATACGCCGAAATTGTCAAAAGCACAAGCTTCCTGAACAATACTTCCACTGATACGCAGAATTCCGGGCAGAAAACCTCAGCGGTATCTAAGGTGTTCGAGGTCATCTCCGGCAGCTTCTCGCCGCTGATTCCTGTAATGGCCGGATCGGGGATGCTGAAGGCGCTGCTGACAGTGCTTACGCTGCTGGGCTGGATGTCTGATTCAGGCGACGCCTACAAGATTCTGTCTGCTGCCGGCAATGCCGTCTTCTACTTCCTGCCGATCTTCCTGGGAATTACTCTGGGCATTAAGTTAAAAGCAAACCCGTACGTAGCCGGGGCAATCGGGGCAGCGCTGATGGAACCGAACTTCACGGCGATACTGGAGGGGGATGGCGGACATTCCTTCCTGGGCATTCCGGTGGTCATGGTCAGTTATGCCTCCAGTGTCTTCCCGATCTTCATTGCGATCAGCATTTATGCTTTGCTGGATAAGCTGCTGAAGAAGATCATCCACAAGGATCTGCAAATCTTCATGGTCCCGATGATCTCACTGATGATTATGGTTCCGCTGTCGGTGATCGCCTTCGGTCCGTTCGGTACAAGTGTCGGCAACTGGATCGCTTCCGGCGTGACCTGGCTGATTGGCGTAAGCGGCATTCTGTCGGGGATCGTGCTCGGCGGGGGTATGACCTTCATGGTCGTGTTTGGACTCCACTGGGGCTTTACCCCAATCACGCTGCAAAATATTGCGAATGGCGGTGACCCGATTGAAGCGATGGCTTCAGCGGCGGTGTTTGCCCAGATCGGGGTAGCCTTCGGGATCTTCCTGCGGGCCAAAAAAGACCGCAACTTGCGGAGTATCGCCGCCTCTTCCGGGATTACCGGACTGCTGGCCGGGGTCAGCGAACCGATTGTGTACGGCCTGATTCTCCGCTACAAGCGGGTGATCCCGATCGTCATTATTGCCGGGGCGCTGGGCGGCGCGATTAACGGTCACTTCGGTGTGCTGTATACGGCTTATGTGTTTCATAATATTTTCTCGATTCCGGTGGAGCAGCCGATGTCGATCTTCATTGTCTCGATGGTTGTCTCCATGGGTACAGGGCTGCTGCTGACCTGGCTGTTCGGATACGAGAGCAAGGGGAAAGTCGAAGCTTCCGTTCCGGCCGCCGCGCCTGAACAGCTTCAGCCGGACAAGCCGGCAGCACCGGTGGTGGACCTGAAAAAGGAACTGATCTTCAGCCCACTGACTGGCGCAGCCTTCCCGCTTAGCACGGTGCCGGACGATGCGTTCTCCACCGGGGCCATGGGCAGAGGGCTGGCGATTGATCCGGTCATCGGAGAAGCGGTCGCTCCTGTGGACGGGACAGTGACCTCGATTTTCCCGACAGGCCATGCGATTGGCATTACGTCCGCAGCCGGAACAGAACTCCTGATCCATATCGGCATTAATACCGTGGGGCTGAAAGGCAAGCACTTCACACCAGTAGTCAAGGAAGGTGACCGGGTGAGCCAGGGCGATCTGCTAATCCGCTTCGATCTGGAGCAGATCCGGGCGGCCGGGTATCAGACGATTACGCCGGTAATCGTAACCTTGACCACCAAAGAGGTCGAAATTTTCGAGACGGACCAGCAGCAGATCAAGCACAACGAAGTACTTTTGACATTGGTGGATTAA
- a CDS encoding AAA family ATPase: MNKGMLLVLNGTSSSGKTSISAELVRQKEIPFYHVSVDDFFMNYNDFINNKFPDEPVREIDHQVVSQILDDSIVSVYYSTIKLLAEMGFNVIVDTVFDNDKRFNEFWNHFADRTTTLFVGVLCSREELIRREQARGDRQIGLADAQFDSVYSFDEYDLEVNTEELTPAECAEQILNYIKSNHEYTAFQKLRKRA, from the coding sequence ATGAATAAAGGCATGCTGCTTGTTCTAAATGGAACCTCAAGCTCCGGGAAGACGTCCATCTCGGCTGAACTGGTGAGACAGAAAGAGATTCCATTTTATCATGTATCGGTTGATGATTTTTTCATGAATTACAATGATTTCATTAATAATAAATTTCCAGACGAGCCTGTACGGGAAATAGACCATCAGGTGGTCTCGCAAATACTGGATGACTCCATAGTCTCCGTGTACTATTCGACGATTAAGCTGTTAGCAGAAATGGGATTCAATGTCATCGTGGATACCGTATTCGACAACGATAAGAGATTTAATGAGTTTTGGAATCATTTTGCTGATCGGACTACTACGCTATTTGTTGGTGTCCTATGCTCCCGGGAAGAGCTTATCCGAAGAGAGCAGGCCAGAGGCGACCGGCAGATTGGACTGGCGGATGCGCAGTTCGACAGCGTCTATAGCTTTGATGAATATGACCTCGAAGTGAACACGGAAGAGCTGACTCCGGCGGAATGCGCCGAACAAATCCTTAACTATATTAAGTCCAATCATGAATACACGGCATTTCAGAAATTGCGCAAAAGAGCCTAA
- a CDS encoding DUF2268 domain-containing protein yields the protein MKITALRSDHIYQKVIEAPPEDKLELFRNEMLAPFMKQWQIQQIPFRAEEANGFDVITFNSMMNRAPDQMTLDILSEVEWISADSFWSGCEQAVTTSLGQFIEHGISLPVSDYLFTIQLGDSGSRALTINEGYSGFGGIPGFIWITLLPNQHTLSRIKAALAHECNHNVRYQYIQWDHTVDLGELIVSEGLAENYATFLYGEEVLGPWVSRTDTETLNRRIKPVLREKLQLTGFHQFAPYLYGDELAELQNLQPVNMPYSAGYACGYHLIKYYLSKTGKTIWEATITPAAQILEEAKEFWDEETIINS from the coding sequence ATGAAGATAACAGCACTGCGTTCAGACCACATTTATCAAAAGGTGATTGAGGCCCCGCCGGAGGACAAGCTGGAGTTATTCCGAAACGAAATGTTGGCTCCCTTTATGAAACAATGGCAAATTCAACAGATTCCTTTTAGAGCGGAAGAAGCAAATGGGTTCGACGTGATTACGTTTAATAGTATGATGAACCGGGCACCTGATCAGATGACTCTGGATATTTTATCTGAGGTCGAGTGGATCTCTGCGGATTCGTTCTGGTCCGGGTGTGAGCAAGCCGTAACCACAAGCCTCGGTCAATTTATCGAACATGGGATAAGTCTTCCTGTATCTGATTATTTATTCACCATTCAACTGGGAGATTCGGGGAGTCGTGCCTTGACTATCAACGAAGGGTATAGCGGCTTTGGGGGCATTCCCGGGTTTATCTGGATTACGCTCTTGCCCAATCAGCATACCCTTTCGCGGATAAAAGCAGCGCTGGCGCATGAATGCAATCATAATGTCCGCTATCAATACATTCAGTGGGACCACACGGTTGATCTGGGCGAGCTTATTGTAAGTGAAGGATTAGCAGAGAATTATGCCACCTTCCTGTATGGTGAAGAAGTGCTGGGGCCATGGGTATCTAGAACAGATACTGAAACCCTTAACAGACGTATTAAGCCAGTGCTCCGCGAGAAATTGCAATTAACCGGATTTCACCAATTTGCCCCGTATCTTTACGGTGACGAGCTTGCAGAGCTTCAGAACCTTCAGCCGGTTAATATGCCCTACAGTGCCGGTTACGCGTGCGGGTATCATTTAATCAAATATTACTTGAGCAAAACAGGCAAGACCATTTGGGAGGCCACCATAACGCCTGCTGCTCAAATACTGGAGGAAGCAAAGGAATTCTGGGATGAAGAGACCATTATTAACAGTTAA
- a CDS encoding GNAT family N-acetyltransferase produces the protein MDLKVIINLPIEPQEIPVLRELAGWESRQADYPAVFERCNFWAGVREESSMELIAFGYVAGMGLQHGYMEDIVVHPEYQRKGLGQALVKGLLQEAERFGLEIVTLTYDAKHTSFYNGCGFTPCAGGVWRREG, from the coding sequence ATGGACCTTAAGGTCATCATCAATCTCCCCATTGAACCGCAGGAAATACCGGTGTTAAGAGAACTGGCGGGGTGGGAGAGCAGGCAGGCAGATTACCCGGCTGTATTCGAACGCTGCAACTTCTGGGCTGGGGTACGGGAAGAGAGCAGTATGGAGCTTATAGCGTTCGGCTATGTTGCCGGAATGGGCTTGCAGCATGGATATATGGAGGACATCGTGGTGCATCCTGAATATCAGAGGAAGGGATTAGGGCAAGCTCTGGTAAAAGGGTTACTTCAGGAAGCGGAGCGATTCGGACTAGAGATTGTTACCCTGACCTATGATGCTAAGCACACGTCCTTCTATAACGGATGTGGATTCACCCCTTGCGCGGGAGGTGTCTGGAGGAGAGAAGGGTGA
- a CDS encoding VOC family protein, giving the protein MIREVEMQTDSLKEMKDFYENILGLTVVQEQSASFSVQAGDSRLTFKQSDLSRQEKYHFAFNIPENQIDEALRWITPKVSVIPNEGQEVVHFESWNADSIYFNDPAGNIVELIARHNLNNSANAAFSPASLLCVSEIGLPVADVEEALLKLSRVGLDPWRNYSSQFAAVGDEHGLIIAVKQGRVWFMSDQEEAYPHPLTIRTDVCEITLDDIEGMSTLKLHNKESE; this is encoded by the coding sequence ATGATAAGAGAAGTAGAGATGCAGACCGATTCCTTGAAAGAAATGAAAGACTTTTATGAGAATATTCTTGGGCTGACGGTAGTTCAGGAGCAATCCGCATCCTTCAGTGTACAAGCGGGAGATTCCCGTCTTACCTTCAAACAGTCTGACCTAAGCAGACAAGAGAAATATCATTTTGCCTTCAACATTCCTGAGAACCAGATAGATGAAGCGTTGCGGTGGATTACTCCGAAGGTATCTGTCATTCCTAATGAGGGCCAGGAAGTCGTACACTTCGAGTCTTGGAATGCCGATTCCATCTATTTCAATGATCCGGCAGGTAATATTGTAGAGCTGATTGCCCGGCATAATCTGAACAATTCAGCCAATGCAGCATTTTCTCCGGCCAGTCTGTTATGTGTAAGTGAGATCGGTCTGCCTGTAGCCGATGTGGAGGAGGCACTGCTTAAGCTATCCCGGGTAGGGCTCGATCCTTGGCGGAATTACAGTAGCCAGTTCGCCGCTGTAGGTGATGAGCATGGGCTGATTATAGCTGTGAAGCAAGGCCGGGTCTGGTTCATGTCTGACCAGGAGGAAGCTTATCCGCATCCGTTAACAATCAGGACGGACGTCTGTGAGATTACGCTGGATGATATAGAGGGGATGTCTACCCTGAAGTTACATAATAAGGAAAGCGAGTGA
- a CDS encoding class I SAM-dependent methyltransferase encodes MKNTQAGFEYSGDYYEAIGDFMREQYLKYGFAQGTMQEADFLMELMNLQEGTRILDIGCGPGRHSLELARRGISTVGVDISAEFIRHANREAAKEELQQYFRWRMPAS; translated from the coding sequence TTGAAGAATACGCAAGCAGGCTTTGAATACAGTGGGGATTATTATGAAGCCATCGGGGATTTCATGCGGGAGCAGTATTTGAAATACGGTTTCGCCCAAGGAACGATGCAGGAAGCAGATTTTTTAATGGAATTAATGAATCTGCAGGAGGGCACTCGTATCCTGGATATTGGCTGCGGTCCGGGGCGGCATAGTCTGGAATTGGCCCGGCGCGGAATTAGCACAGTGGGTGTGGATATTTCTGCGGAATTTATCAGGCACGCGAACCGGGAAGCTGCGAAGGAAGAGTTGCAGCAGTATTTCAGGTGGCGGATGCCCGCGAGTTAA